In Acidimicrobiales bacterium, a single window of DNA contains:
- a CDS encoding MFS transporter has protein sequence MSSSVAPANQVQASAEGPNQLSRSAWASLLVLCGALFLDALDVSMVGVALPSIRTDLHMSTSSLQWVVSAYVLGYGGFLLLGGRAADLLGRRRMFLVSLGVFLVASGLGGLATTGGMLIATRFVKGISAAFTAPAGLSIITTTFPEGSARNRALSVYTATGATGFSVGLVFGGALSTAGWRYVFFVPVAVAAITLLGAVKFVPNTEGKANLTQKFDVSGAVALTTAVLLLVFTVVEAPQVGWATGRTVGSFAGAIAILLGFVLHEQRVEAPLVRLGILRSSSLVRANFAAMALFGGWIGFQFIAMLYMQQLRGWSPLHAGLSIFPAGVIVAVLAPRLQLLIERFGIPRLIIVGLASTVTAYSLFLPIGHGSSYAAAMLPTFLLAGLGFGLAYGPLNMAATNGIAPHEQGLAGGLLNTSFQFGGALVLAIVTAVNNAASKGGHTSTTLLHGFKTAIIVSVVAASIGVATSLLRRMGETGPDTVVEVRETQAA, from the coding sequence ATGTCTTCTTCAGTCGCGCCCGCGAACCAAGTCCAAGCCAGCGCCGAAGGGCCAAATCAACTTTCACGGAGCGCCTGGGCCTCGCTCTTGGTCCTGTGCGGCGCCTTGTTCCTAGATGCTCTAGACGTATCGATGGTCGGCGTGGCGTTGCCGTCAATTCGCACCGATCTGCACATGTCAACCAGTTCGCTCCAGTGGGTGGTGAGCGCGTACGTCCTCGGCTACGGCGGCTTTCTTCTCCTCGGCGGTCGTGCGGCGGACCTGCTGGGCCGACGACGAATGTTCCTCGTATCGCTCGGGGTTTTCCTTGTGGCATCCGGTCTCGGCGGACTCGCCACCACCGGAGGAATGCTGATCGCCACCCGGTTCGTCAAGGGGATCAGCGCTGCCTTCACAGCACCAGCGGGTCTATCGATCATCACCACGACCTTTCCGGAGGGGTCGGCCCGTAACCGGGCGCTCTCGGTCTATACCGCCACCGGCGCGACTGGCTTCTCTGTCGGTCTGGTGTTCGGCGGCGCACTCTCGACCGCCGGCTGGCGGTACGTCTTCTTCGTGCCGGTCGCGGTCGCCGCGATAACCCTGCTCGGTGCGGTCAAGTTCGTGCCCAACACCGAAGGCAAGGCCAACCTGACCCAGAAGTTCGACGTAAGCGGCGCGGTCGCTCTTACTACCGCCGTCCTGCTGCTCGTGTTCACCGTCGTTGAAGCGCCCCAGGTCGGATGGGCAACCGGTCGTACCGTCGGTTCGTTCGCTGGGGCCATCGCGATACTGCTGGGGTTCGTCTTGCACGAGCAGCGCGTCGAGGCGCCTTTGGTACGCCTAGGCATCCTTCGATCCTCCTCCCTCGTCCGCGCCAACTTCGCTGCGATGGCCTTGTTCGGCGGGTGGATCGGGTTCCAGTTCATTGCCATGTTGTACATGCAGCAACTCCGAGGTTGGTCTCCGCTGCACGCCGGACTGTCCATCTTCCCGGCAGGCGTGATCGTCGCGGTGCTCGCGCCGAGGTTGCAACTGCTGATCGAGCGCTTCGGTATCCCCCGCCTCATCATCGTCGGGCTGGCTTCCACCGTCACCGCCTACTCGCTGTTCTTGCCGATCGGCCACGGTTCGAGCTACGCGGCCGCCATGCTGCCCACGTTCCTCCTCGCCGGACTCGGATTCGGTCTCGCCTACGGGCCACTCAACATGGCCGCCACGAACGGTATAGCCCCACACGAACAGGGCCTCGCCGGTGGTCTCTTGAACACGTCGTTCCAGTTCGGGGGAGCGCTAGTCCTCGCCATCGTCACCGCGGTCAACAACGCAGCCAGCAAGGGCGGTCATACCTCCACCACCCTCCTCCACGGCTTCAAGACAGCAATTATCGTGTCGGTGGTAGCGGCGTCGATAGGCGTGGCCACCTCGCTCCTTCGCCGGATGGGGGAAACCGG
- a CDS encoding ACT domain-containing protein, whose product MNSVVRIRLCLADRAGALGQVATVIGLHGGNILSVDVHSTDGASAVDDFVVEFQTEPSHDDLGTDLSMTAAATIVQMEPAQSVDVVTAVLDALERGARTRTDTGNVSVQAGEAGLELIDSLAAVCPATEWSVVEQTPDDPDNDPGFAESDVGPQLVVPIPGSADALMGRRPATMDFTVTEKARVDAVIRLWECMNVTGVE is encoded by the coding sequence GTGAATTCCGTCGTGCGTATCCGGCTTTGCCTCGCCGACCGGGCGGGCGCTCTCGGCCAGGTAGCGACCGTCATCGGTCTGCACGGCGGGAACATCCTTTCAGTCGACGTTCACAGCACCGACGGCGCGTCGGCGGTTGACGATTTTGTCGTCGAGTTTCAGACCGAGCCGTCCCACGATGATCTCGGCACCGACCTGTCGATGACGGCGGCGGCGACCATCGTCCAGATGGAGCCGGCCCAATCGGTGGACGTGGTAACCGCGGTGCTGGACGCCCTCGAGCGCGGGGCCAGAACCAGGACCGACACCGGAAATGTCTCGGTCCAGGCAGGCGAAGCCGGTCTCGAGTTGATCGACAGCCTCGCCGCAGTGTGCCCGGCCACTGAATGGTCGGTTGTCGAGCAGACGCCCGACGACCCCGACAACGACCCCGGCTTCGCCGAGAGCGATGTCGGACCGCAGTTGGTCGTCCCGATCCCCGGATCAGCCGACGCCCTTATGGGCCGGCGCCCGGCGACCATGGACTTCACCGTCACCGAGAAAGCCCGAGTCGACGCTGTCATACGCCTGTGGGAGTGCATGAACGTAACAGGCGTGGAGTGA
- a CDS encoding alpha/beta fold hydrolase — translation MGALPSFSEVEGTATDDRLRWFQTEVQGRRAVGAVGGRQGPPVLFLHGWALGSYTYKRALSRLVSRGCRVYAPALPSFGGTAGLPSSETTLDGYAGWVAEFMCTVGVDEPAMVIGHSFGGGVGIKLAAQHPDLVSYLVLLNAVGGVSPRPPWDWVSGFARELWPLTSTVELIGAVRSDLVPTLTGNPCGVLRTALLAQQADLREEARELRAEGLPVLVLTSQGDAVVPRAAFETLCNAIGTQGRVVKGGHTWMLADPDSFAASIAPVLDGLIASDRRSRAASTASDLSVLLATMQMPRRLASDLVRKAPPLWLLSDSPSVLAADLALCHPKLRPHEVRAVARPIVDSDAVRLAILTTDRKGLLADSAGVLAASGLSILHASAATWTRRNLALHSFIIDGGQSLTDERWNELGRRLQVMAATVPLPGARTSAPEHVTSHGGGGDRLLVTITVRDEPGALSNLCRKFSDHGINIESLHARSAGGRAIDTFLVSGIKDSAQVSNIFEAESWSAPRSPIVDRRVNQRNWDPNRRPSSARLKVVVS, via the coding sequence GTGGGTGCGCTTCCGAGTTTCTCCGAGGTCGAGGGCACCGCCACCGACGACCGGCTGAGATGGTTCCAAACGGAGGTGCAAGGTCGACGAGCGGTCGGTGCAGTAGGAGGACGCCAGGGTCCACCTGTGCTGTTCCTTCACGGGTGGGCGCTCGGCAGCTACACCTACAAGCGGGCGCTCTCCCGCTTAGTGTCGCGTGGATGCCGGGTGTACGCCCCGGCGTTACCGTCTTTCGGCGGGACTGCCGGACTGCCCAGTTCTGAAACGACCCTCGATGGATACGCAGGTTGGGTGGCGGAATTCATGTGCACGGTCGGAGTCGATGAGCCGGCGATGGTGATCGGTCATTCGTTCGGCGGCGGGGTTGGCATCAAGCTCGCCGCTCAGCACCCAGACCTGGTGTCATATCTGGTTCTGCTCAACGCGGTCGGCGGCGTGTCGCCCAGACCTCCCTGGGACTGGGTGTCGGGGTTCGCTCGTGAACTGTGGCCTCTCACGTCGACAGTGGAGTTGATCGGTGCCGTACGGTCCGACCTCGTTCCTACTCTCACTGGCAACCCTTGCGGCGTCCTTCGAACGGCACTCCTGGCCCAACAAGCCGACCTTCGCGAGGAGGCACGGGAGTTGCGCGCCGAGGGGCTTCCAGTTCTGGTGCTCACCAGCCAGGGCGACGCGGTCGTTCCCCGGGCCGCATTTGAAACGTTGTGCAACGCTATCGGAACCCAGGGGCGGGTGGTCAAGGGCGGGCACACTTGGATGCTCGCCGATCCCGACTCCTTCGCGGCATCCATCGCGCCGGTCTTGGACGGACTGATCGCTAGCGACCGGAGATCGCGGGCCGCTTCTACGGCGAGCGATCTATCGGTGCTTCTCGCGACCATGCAGATGCCTCGACGACTGGCTTCGGACCTGGTCCGGAAGGCACCCCCCTTGTGGCTGCTGAGCGATTCCCCGTCGGTCCTGGCGGCCGACTTGGCATTGTGCCATCCGAAACTCCGCCCGCATGAAGTCCGGGCGGTCGCCCGTCCCATCGTCGATTCCGACGCCGTGAGGCTGGCCATTCTCACCACCGACAGAAAAGGACTATTGGCCGACAGCGCCGGAGTCCTCGCTGCCAGCGGTCTCTCCATTCTTCACGCCTCAGCCGCAACCTGGACCAGAAGGAACTTGGCTCTCCACTCGTTCATCATCGATGGAGGCCAATCGCTCACAGACGAAAGATGGAACGAACTGGGGCGCCGGCTCCAAGTCATGGCCGCCACCGTTCCACTCCCCGGCGCCAGAACTTCCGCTCCAGAACACGTCACGTCCCACGGCGGTGGTGGCGACCGACTTCTCGTGACCATAACCGTGCGCGACGAACCCGGAGCGCTATCAAACCTGTGCCGGAAGTTCTCCGATCACGGAATCAACATCGAGTCTCTCCACGCCCGGTCCGCTGGCGGCCGGGCAATCGACACCTTCTTGGTGTCGGGGATCAAGGACTCCGCCCAGGTTTCGAACATCTTCGAGGCCGAATCCTGGTCAGCGCCCCGCTCGCCAATCGTTGACCGCCGGGTGAACCAACGGAACTGGGATCCGAACCGTCGCCCGTCGTCCGCGCGCTTAAAGGTCGTGGTCAGCTAG
- a CDS encoding helix-turn-helix transcriptional regulator — MSNKKSKDETSVLTVLQALSDPVRLDIVRQLAGCSDDCGMTCGSIEIPVTKATGTHHFKVLLAAGITTEREEGNRKYIRLRREELNDRFPGLIDLVLNSE; from the coding sequence ATGTCAAACAAGAAATCCAAGGACGAGACGAGCGTGCTTACGGTCCTGCAAGCGCTTTCGGATCCGGTCCGTTTAGACATCGTCAGACAACTCGCAGGATGTTCGGACGACTGCGGGATGACGTGCGGGAGCATCGAGATTCCCGTCACCAAGGCGACGGGAACCCACCACTTCAAGGTTCTCCTGGCGGCGGGGATCACGACCGAGCGAGAGGAGGGGAACCGCAAGTACATCCGGCTAAGGAGGGAGGAATTGAACGATCGGTTTCCCGGGTTGATCGACTTGGTGTTGAACAGCGAGTAG
- a CDS encoding helix-turn-helix transcriptional regulator produces the protein MAGENLIGEYLRARRQLVRPKDVGLPAVEGRRRVPGLRRGEVALLAGVSTDYYIRLEQGRDQHPSPQVLDALARALQLDDDATAHLHRLASRPRPRRRRNQRPEKVPAGIVQLIESWTDTPAAVENRYTDVLVANPLAIALFPHFFAVGTNLVRAVFLDPHVRDLHQDWEWLTQAAVAHLRAQVGPDMDDPGLNELVGELSVRSERFRQLWARHDARPKRSGTVAIDHPLIGPMELSFQKLPIPDTDHQTLTLYHVAPGSPSAQALSLLAAMVAGDPHDTHPTTPDETSDDLALSR, from the coding sequence GTGGCAGGTGAGAACCTGATCGGCGAATACCTTCGGGCTCGTCGTCAGCTGGTCCGCCCGAAGGACGTCGGCCTGCCCGCTGTCGAGGGCCGTCGCCGGGTGCCCGGGCTGCGACGGGGGGAGGTAGCGTTGCTGGCCGGCGTGAGCACCGACTACTACATCCGCCTCGAACAGGGACGCGACCAGCATCCCTCCCCGCAGGTTCTCGACGCGCTCGCACGGGCCCTGCAGCTCGACGACGACGCCACCGCCCACCTCCACCGCCTGGCCAGCCGCCCGCGCCCCAGGCGCCGTCGAAATCAGCGACCGGAGAAAGTGCCCGCGGGCATCGTGCAGCTGATCGAATCCTGGACAGACACTCCCGCCGCCGTCGAGAACCGCTACACGGACGTGCTCGTCGCCAACCCTCTCGCCATTGCACTTTTCCCGCACTTCTTTGCTGTGGGCACCAACCTCGTCCGCGCCGTGTTCCTCGACCCCCACGTGCGCGATCTTCACCAAGACTGGGAGTGGCTCACCCAGGCCGCCGTCGCCCATCTGCGCGCCCAGGTCGGGCCCGACATGGACGATCCCGGGCTCAACGAACTGGTCGGAGAACTCTCGGTGCGAAGCGAGCGCTTCCGCCAGCTGTGGGCGCGGCACGACGCCCGACCCAAACGCAGCGGCACTGTTGCCATCGACCATCCCCTGATCGGCCCGATGGAGCTGAGCTTCCAAAAACTGCCGATCCCCGACACCGACCACCAGACACTGACCCTCTACCACGTCGCGCCAGGCAGCCCGAGCGCCCAAGCCCTCTCCCTGCTCGCTGCCATGGTCGCCGGAGACCCACACGACACGCACCCCACCACTCCCGACGAAACCTCCGACGACCTCGCCCTGAGCCGCTGA
- a CDS encoding urease accessory protein UreD, which produces MSQCSAASLRLGRGDGGIPIVEQLRCSGALYFRPTEWGVWMVGAGAHPIGGDRLSVRLTVAAGCNAEVRSTSATLARKGPGPGCERSAMVINVRIGREATLMWNPEPGVAAAGSDHVADTRIRMGDGARLAWRDEFVIGRHGEEPGTWRSRLRIAGAGSVLLSSDTAAGPRAPGWRSSAVLDGARAISTLVVIDPLRKFGAATQESRGTTRALALPLAAQGVQVVAWGQELSDCREAVESLACRVRATS; this is translated from the coding sequence GTGAGCCAATGCTCCGCAGCAAGTCTGCGCCTCGGGCGCGGGGATGGGGGGATCCCGATCGTCGAGCAACTGCGGTGCTCGGGGGCGCTCTACTTCCGCCCGACAGAGTGGGGGGTATGGATGGTGGGAGCAGGTGCGCACCCGATCGGCGGGGATCGGCTCTCGGTCCGCTTGACGGTCGCGGCGGGATGCAATGCCGAAGTGCGTTCCACGTCCGCCACCCTCGCCAGAAAGGGCCCTGGTCCCGGTTGCGAGCGTTCGGCCATGGTCATCAACGTTCGAATCGGCCGCGAGGCAACTCTGATGTGGAACCCGGAGCCTGGCGTGGCGGCTGCGGGCTCGGACCACGTGGCTGATACCCGCATCCGAATGGGTGATGGTGCCCGCCTTGCGTGGCGTGACGAATTCGTGATCGGACGCCACGGTGAGGAGCCCGGTACCTGGCGGAGCAGGCTGCGGATCGCGGGCGCCGGATCGGTGCTCCTGTCATCGGACACCGCCGCTGGTCCTCGTGCGCCAGGTTGGCGGAGCAGTGCGGTACTTGACGGCGCGCGGGCGATCTCGACCCTCGTAGTCATCGATCCGCTACGCAAGTTCGGCGCGGCGACTCAGGAATCCCGCGGTACGACCAGGGCGCTAGCGCTGCCGCTGGCCGCGCAGGGAGTGCAGGTGGTTGCTTGGGGCCAGGAGCTATCGGATTGCCGCGAGGCCGTCGAGTCACTCGCCTGCCGGGTTCGTGCTACTAGCTGA